From the Leishmania mexicana MHOM/GT/2001/U1103 complete genome, chromosome 14 genome, the window GTGAAcatccccaccaccatctgCGCAATCTGGAGGAGGGTGATAAACGGCGCGAAGGGGCGCACGTACTTGCGGTACCCGCAGGAGCAGATGAAGTAGTAGAAGTACATGATGGAGTGCACGCCGTAGTTCATCCCAGCGAACACGAGCCCACCGGAGATGTTGTACATGTACGCATGCCAGCAGTACAGCATTGTGGTCACGTGGTGGAACCAGTGGAGAAAGCGAACGGGCTTCTTCTGAAAGACAAGGAAGGCGGTGTCGAGCATCTCCGGGATCTTGCTGAGGATGAAGAGGCATACAAAGGCGCCGACGGGGCCATCGAAGAAGATGTTTCTGTCCCAGTAGCAAAACGCGTTGTACATGCCGCCTTTCCACTGGATATTGCCACCGTTGATGTAGTCGTGCAGCGTGAACTCCGGCACAAAGATTGTGCGATACAGCTGTGGGAGGCAGTAGTAAGCGCGCAGGGTGGAGAAGACGGTCAGCAGCAGGTTCCACGCCATGTTCAGCTGGCGCAGATCGAAGGGCTTGCGGTTTTTCATGTACGCGTCAGGGATGTacagcaccatcgccacgTACGGGATCACAAGGAGAACTGGCACCTCGATGTGGTCGCCCATCCACTGGCAGACATTATCGCCCCTGAAGGAGTCGAGAAACTGCACCATCTTCCTGGGTTGCCTGCTGAAAAATATGTacgggagggggtggggagaggggaggcgaaGTCTGCTACTGCTACCaccacgtgtgtgtgtgtgtgcgtgtgctggcgAAGAGAGTAAGAGAAACAGCCCCGGGGGAGTGTAGTGTCCGCAGTTGGCGCTGGCGTGTCTGTGTCAcaaggagagaagggtggagagagaaggacgcaTGAGTATGATGCCTCGCttccacgcacgcaccgctcGTAACAAAAAAGTGCTCATGCGCCTCAGCTCTGGTATCGGAGGTGAAGGGAGGAGGCCACATAGCCACGGCTACCTCAGCGACAAGAGCCACGCCGCCCGGCCAACGGTGtcctgccgccactgctccGGCAGACGCGGCAGACACGCTTTTCCACAGAGAGAAGACTCGACCGGCAACGCAGCTCTCCACGAGGGCGCCGTCTCTTCGTCACCCGTTCCGatcgccccgccccccctcGCGCTTCGTTCTTATCTTCTTTAGTGCGCATCATACCGATCAAAGAGAAAcgaccccctcccgcttcacacacacacacacacacacacacacgcacacacacacacacacacccacacacacacacacccacccacacacacacacacacacacacccacacatgcacacacacaaagtgAGACAGAGCACAGCTGGGCCAGAGATGGCGGGGTCTGCAGCGAGCACgcataaaaaaaaaacaacgaaATGAGGCATGACGCTAAAGCAATGCGCACCACGACACACCGACAGGAGAACGGCTTTTTTCAACGTGTCCATTCTCCAccgtgcagccgcgccaacgctccactccaccctctcccccgccccgGCCCGCCACAGGCTCCCGGCACCGGCAGGCAGCGATGGCCGCGTGGCGTACGCTGGGG encodes:
- a CDS encoding putative fatty acid elongase, coding for MVQFLDSFRGDNVCQWMGDHIEVPVLLVIPYVAMVLYIPDAYMKNRKPFDLRQLNMAWNLLLTVFSTLRAYYCLPQLYRTIFVPEFTLHDYINGGNIQWKGGMYNAFCYWDRNIFFDGPVGAFVCLFILSKIPEMLDTAFLVFQKKPVRFLHWFHHVTTMLYCWHAYMYNISGGLVFAGMNYGVHSIMYFYYFICSCGYRKYVRPFAPFITLLQIAQMVVGMFTEAYTLYILSFTNKRCDSNAANARLGFMMYMSYFILFSKLFYDSYLKSTPPRSAAAKHNDVAAVPNGGTAAMKKAQ